AAGCTGTAGGGTTTCCGATTGCGCGCATTAACCATTCTGTTAACCCTTTTCACATACTCAAGAGAGGGGCAACTTCCCGTGTTTTGGTGCTTTTCAAACAGTGCCAGGGCAGCAGATGCGTTGATTGACCCGGCGACAGTCACTTTACAGTCACAACCAATACTATTTCTTGAGACCACACGAAACACGCCGGTGCTTTCATTGCATTGCCACATTTATTCTTATAAGAACGTCGGCAAATTGATTTCGGCGATTTGGCGCCGAGTATGGTACGTTTCTACAGCGAAGCAAAATTAGGACACCAAATGGTATCGAAGACACCGCTCCAGGCCGCTTACGGCAGATTTCGAGCCATTATTTTCACAACATTCCTTTTCAGCTTTTGCATTAACATGCTGTTGTTCGCGTCGCCTATTTACATGTTGCAGATCTATGACCGGGTCTTGGGAAGCCGCAACGAAACAACCCTTCTGATGATCTCCATCATCATCTTGTTCTTGTTGATCATTTACGGCCTTCTGGAGTTTATCCGCTCGCGCATGCTGGTGCGGGCAGGACAGCAGTTCGACGACGTCCTGTCAGAGTCGCTCTTCAGCCGTGCCGTCAAACTGCGCCTGTCCAATCCAAAAGCCGGCGCCGAATTCATTCTGGCTGACGGCGACAAGATCCGCGAGTTCTTGACCGGCACCGGCATTCTCGCCTTCTTCGATGCCCCGTGGACTCCGGTCTTCATCGCGGTGTGCTTTATCTTCCACCCCTGGCTCGGGTATCTTGCACTTGGCGGCGCGCTCGTCATCTTTGCCCTGGCGATTGTGAATGAATTCGCGACCAGAAACCCTTTGAAGGAAGCCAACACAGCATCTCAAAGTGCCAACCAGTTTGCAGGTGCTGTTCTGCAGAACGCCGAAGTCATCCGCTCCATGGGCATGGAAAAGGCCCTTGGCGATCGCTGGCGCGACCGCCACGGTGCCGTTCTTGGTGCACAGGCCGATGCGAGCGACAAGGCCGGCGCAATCCTGACCTTCCAGAAGTTCTTCCGGATGACTATCCAGTCGGCCATCCTGGGTCTCGGCGGTTATCTCGCCATCAAGCAGGAAATCTCCCCCGGCATCATGATTGCCGCATCGATCATGATGGGCCGCGCGCTTCAGCCGGTTGAACAAGGCGTCCAGCAGTGGAAGACGTTTGTTGCCGCCCGCCAGGCCCATGCCCGCCTGAAAGGTTTGTTTGACACTGTGCCCGGCGATGAGCAGCGCACAGAGCTGCCGGACCCGAAAGGCGTCATCAATGCCGAAAACCTGTCTTCGGTTCTCCCGGGCACGCGAACCGCGTTTTTGAAGAACCTGAACTTCCAGATCAATCCCGGCGAGACGATTGCGGTCATCGGACCGTCCGGCTCCGGCAAATCAAGCCTGATCCGTCATCTCGTCGGCGTTTGGCCGGCAGCTGTCGGTACGGTTCGGATCGACGGCGCGGACATTGCCCACTGGAACGCAGACCAGCTTGGCCAGCATCTCGGCTACCTGCCACAGGAAGTGCGTCTGTTTGCCGGAACGATTGCGGAAAACATCTCCCGCTTCACCGGTGGCGAATCCGAGGAGGTCGTCAAGGCCGCTCAGCTTGCCGGTGTTCATGACATGATCCTGCGCCTGCCGGATGGCTATGAAACCCAGGTCGGGGATAACGGCCAGCAGCTCTCCGGCGGTCAGCGCCAGCGCGTCGGTCTGGCCCGGGCGATGTTCGGCATGCCGCGCATCATGATTCTGGACGAGCCGAATTCGAACCTCGACAGCGATGGTGAGAACGCGCTTCTGGAAGCCATCAAAGCCATGAAAGAGCAGAAAATCACAGTTGTGCTCGTCACACATAAGACAAACCTGCTTGCCATATGTGATCGGGTTCTGGTGATGCGCGAAGGCCAGATGCAGGCCTTCACCACACCGCAAGAACTGTTCAAACCAGCCGCAGCAGGCAACGCACCGGCTCCGCAACCAGCATCGGTGCCGGCCACCGTTCCAGTTGGCCAAGTCAAGGTTCCAGCCCAAAAGCCGGCATAAAGAGTGATGACAATGAAACAAAAACGGAAAGCCAGCGCCAATCCGAGGCCGTTCATCATTGCCGGCTACGCGACCATTCTACTGACCTTCGGCGTCGTTGGTGCCTGGGCCGCGATTGCCAAGCTCGACAAGGCCGTGATCGCTTCCGGCGAAGTTGAAGTCGAAGCGAACCGCCGCGAAGTCCAGCACCTGGAAGGCGGCATCGTCAAGAAAAAGGACGTCGCCGAAGGCCAAGTTGTCAAGGCAGGCGATGTCCTCATCGAACTGCGCGACGTCGAGGCACGCGCTGACCTTCAAGTGGTCACCATCCGCCTGCGGATTGGCGAAGCGGTGGAGGCCCGACTGAGGGCAGAGCGCAATTTGGAAGACCACATTGAGTTCAAGGAGTCCCTGCTCGCCGACAAAACACCGGAAGTCGTCGACGCGGTCGCGGACCAGCAACGGATTTTTGACGACCGGACCTCCATCCTGAAATCCCAGCAGGATATCCTAACCAACCGTGTCGATCAGCTGAAACGCGAAAAACTTGGGCTTGGCGAACAGAAAGAGGCCTATGAGGCCCGGGCCAAAGTTCTGCTTGGGCGGCTTGACCGTCTAAGAGAGGGTTTGGAAAGCGGTTCGATCCAGAAGAACCTCTTTGCCACCTATGAAGACGAATACATCGAGGTGAAAGCCTTCGTTGCCAGCATGGACACCGAGATTGCCAAGGTCGAAAAATCAATTGGCGAAACCGAGTTTCAGATGCTGCAAACGCGGCAGGAGTTCCGGGAGCGCGCCTCGACCGAATACAAGGAAATCTATGGCCAGATCCAGGAACTGCGCGAACAGAGCAAGGTTGCCCAGGACGTTCTGGACCGGACAAAGATCCGCGCGCCGATTGACGGTGTTGCTCAGAACATCAAGTTGAATGGTTTCGTGATCCAACGCGGCCAGACGCTGCTTGAGATCGTTCCGGACACGGATGAAATGATCATCAACGCCCGCGTCCAGCCGCTGGACATCGACAGTGTGTCCGAAGGCTTGACCGCGGAAGTGAAGTTCACCTCATTCCCGTCGCGGCTCATGCCAATCATCGAAGGTGAAGTGCTGACCGTCTCCAGAGGCACCATCACACCGGAAGATACGCGGCAGACCCCATATTATCTCGCTCGGGTTCAGGTCAGCAAAGATGTGCTGCCCGAGGATGTACGCGGCCGTCTCAGCGCCGGGATGCCCGCCGATGTGCTGATCACCTCAGGTGAGCGTACGGTGGTCGATTACATGATCTCTCCGATCACGGACGCAATCTGGAAGAGCTTGCGCGAAGAATAAGCAGCGCGGGTTGCTCTCACGATACTGAGAAGTTCAAAACGGCGGCCGATGGCCGCCGTTTGTGTGTGTTGTCAGAGTTACCTTACTTCGTCATGGGTTTCATCAACGGGCTGGAAGCCACTGGCCAGATACCTCTTTGAGGGGCTTTGCCGCCGCCCAAAACCACATAGCTCTGACGTCCATAATGCCGGAGAGACCGGCGCGCGGACCGCAAGGCCTCCGCACCGTCCGCTGCAATGAACAGAACCGGTAACCTTGCCGGAGTTTGGGCCGCCCAGGCCGTCAATGCACCTGCTTCCAGTTTCTCTGGAACCGGAGAGATTGCATTGTCTTTCGCAAATTCCGCCAGCTCTGCAGGTTCCCCCACAACAATCAACGGAAGTGAACCCAGCTGTGTGAGATTGGGTGCTTCCGCAACGATTTCCGCAGTTGATCCACGGTCCATCAGGCTGTTTGCAAGACCCAACGCCTGTTCGGATAAACTGTCATCATCGTGCAGGCTGAGCATGGCCACATCTGGCGCGAGCGTGATGTCGCGCATGATCGGCATTGTCTCACCGGTGAGCAATCGGCGGAACAAGTCATAGTCCGGATCGATGTGGACGCTTTTGACCGGCTCTCCGGTCCGAAATTCAAAAACAGCTTCCGGTCCATCAAGCCGTCTCAGAAACCGCTCTGTTCCAGATCCTTTTTCCAGGTCCATAAGCACCAAAAGTGAATAGGCCGGAGGGCTTTGGCGGACGGTCACTGTTGTCAGGAAGTCGTCGCCCGTTTGCTCCGTTTGAACATCGCCAAGTGTCAGCTCGGGCGCACCAACGCGGTCCAGCCACTGATCGAAGAAGGCGCTCAAATCCCGATCCGCGACAACTTCAAAAACACGGCGTATATCCGACCAGCTGGCCGTTTCAAATGTGTAATCAGACCAGAATTTCCGCAGCCCTTTTGCAAAGCTCTTTTGACCGATTTCCATTTCCAGCATGTGAAACAGAAAAGCGGCCTTGTTATATCCGATGATCTGCGCGGCCTGGTGCTCTTTGCCGATGAAATCCCGGACGCGCGCATCCCGGCTTTCCGGCAAGGCCGCATAATCGCGGAGCCATCGCAGCCGCATGGTTTTGGCAGCCTCAGAACCTTGGTCCTTCGCCAGCCCATAGTCCGCCATGAAGGTGGTCAGGCCTTCCGACCAGTTGCCGCTTGGATAGTCTACATAGACCCCGTTGCCCCACCAATTGTGCAGGACTTCGTGGGCAAGCGACCGGCCTTTCATGAAGGGCAGGGGCACGATCATCTCGCCGATATAGGTCAGATTGACAAAGGCCAAACCAACCGGTAGCGGCGAGGAAACAATATGAAAGTCTTCATAGGGGTAAGGCCCGATCTCTGCGCTAAAGCGGGTGAGATAGCGCCCGGCAGCGTCCAGATAGTCACCGGAAAACCCCGCGAGGTCCGCTGGGAAGTAGGTCCGCACCCGGATGCCGCCGACGTCCCGCTCACTTATTTCATAGGGGCCTGCAAACAGGGACGGAGCCTCAAAGGCTTTTTCAGACGCAAAGACCGCAGTGTAGCTTTCAGCTGTTTCAGTTTCTTGCAAGATCTTGCCGGGCGAGACGGCCTTGGTCCCCGCCGGCGCCGAGACGCTCAAGCGGTAGGAAAAAGGTGCAGACCCGCTGAAGGGAAACCAGCTGCTGTAACCAGAAAGGAATGTGCCTTCCGCGCCTGAGACCGCCGATCCTGCCCCGTTTCGCCGGCCGCCAGAGGCCAGAGCCGGGATTGTTCCGCGCGCGCTAATGACGACGTCGTGTGGTCCAGCACCGGAGAGTGGAACGATGAAACCTCTTTGCTGCGGGGTGAAAGCGTGCGCGCGCCCCCCAACGGCGACGTTTTCGATAGTCAGCCAGTCGGCGCGGCGGAGCGCAAGTGGTCCGCCTTCAACCCCAGTGATCGTAACCTCAACGCTCAAAGCGCCGGTCTCTGGATCAAGATCAGCGGTGATGTCGTAATGCGGCAGGTTCGCCTGGTCTTGTCCTATGACTGTGCCGGTCAGACACAGGAAAACAGCAAGCGCGATTTGAAGGGCGCGAATCACTGAACGCTGTCCCGATCGGAGGGAAACTTCGCAATCAGCGTCAGGCGTTCGCCGTTCCGGTCCACATCAAGCGGCAACCATGTGCCCGGTGCCTGGCGCTGAATGATTTCCACCAGATCAGACGGGGTGGTCAGCTCTGCTCCGGCGGCACTCAAGACGATGTCACCTGCGGTCAGGTCCGCGGCCTCCGCGATGCTGCCGGTGACCACTTCGCTCAGCAACAGCCCGCCGTCAGGCCCCGGTTGGATGGCCACGCCCAGGCGCGGACGGTTCGGAACGGGCGCATTTTTTCCCCGGTCCTCGACCAGGAAAACCGCATCAGCGACGTCTGGCTCCAGACCGGCGCAAGCCCGCTCGCGATCGACCGTCACGAGTGAGGTTACGGCCGAAATCCCAAGATCCTCGAGCTGATGCGGGATGCCAAAGCCGCGCTCCACATGCCCGCGCCCGGCAATCCCGACGACAACGGCGTCCGGGTTCGCTTCGGCAGACTGCGCCAAGGCCTCGGCCATGGCGCGATCCCAGGTCAGTTGTGCGTCGACAAAGTTCTGAAAGCCATCCGTTTCAAGGACATCCTCGACAGTCTGAACGTCTTTAGACGCGTCCCGGCGATGAGCTGTCGCGGCGAGATAAACGGAGGCAAGGCTCTCCGAATATGCCGGAAGCGCCGCTGCCGGGGTGGTGATCCCCTCGCGTGCATCCTCAGGCACTGCATCCCAACCATTCCGGCCAACGCGGGAGATCAAGCCGCGGTCAACATTCAGCGCGATCATCGGAATGCGGTTCTGCCGCGCGAAGTCAAACAGCGGCATATAAAGATCCGCATCAT
The sequence above is a segment of the Roseibium alexandrii DFL-11 genome. Coding sequences within it:
- a CDS encoding HlyD family type I secretion periplasmic adaptor subunit translates to MKQKRKASANPRPFIIAGYATILLTFGVVGAWAAIAKLDKAVIASGEVEVEANRREVQHLEGGIVKKKDVAEGQVVKAGDVLIELRDVEARADLQVVTIRLRIGEAVEARLRAERNLEDHIEFKESLLADKTPEVVDAVADQQRIFDDRTSILKSQQDILTNRVDQLKREKLGLGEQKEAYEARAKVLLGRLDRLREGLESGSIQKNLFATYEDEYIEVKAFVASMDTEIAKVEKSIGETEFQMLQTRQEFRERASTEYKEIYGQIQELREQSKVAQDVLDRTKIRAPIDGVAQNIKLNGFVIQRGQTLLEIVPDTDEMIINARVQPLDIDSVSEGLTAEVKFTSFPSRLMPIIEGEVLTVSRGTITPEDTRQTPYYLARVQVSKDVLPEDVRGRLSAGMPADVLITSGERTVVDYMISPITDAIWKSLREE
- a CDS encoding M1 family metallopeptidase; this encodes MIRALQIALAVFLCLTGTVIGQDQANLPHYDITADLDPETGALSVEVTITGVEGGPLALRRADWLTIENVAVGGRAHAFTPQQRGFIVPLSGAGPHDVVISARGTIPALASGGRRNGAGSAVSGAEGTFLSGYSSWFPFSGSAPFSYRLSVSAPAGTKAVSPGKILQETETAESYTAVFASEKAFEAPSLFAGPYEISERDVGGIRVRTYFPADLAGFSGDYLDAAGRYLTRFSAEIGPYPYEDFHIVSSPLPVGLAFVNLTYIGEMIVPLPFMKGRSLAHEVLHNWWGNGVYVDYPSGNWSEGLTTFMADYGLAKDQGSEAAKTMRLRWLRDYAALPESRDARVRDFIGKEHQAAQIIGYNKAAFLFHMLEMEIGQKSFAKGLRKFWSDYTFETASWSDIRRVFEVVADRDLSAFFDQWLDRVGAPELTLGDVQTEQTGDDFLTTVTVRQSPPAYSLLVLMDLEKGSGTERFLRRLDGPEAVFEFRTGEPVKSVHIDPDYDLFRRLLTGETMPIMRDITLAPDVAMLSLHDDDSLSEQALGLANSLMDRGSTAEIVAEAPNLTQLGSLPLIVVGEPAELAEFAKDNAISPVPEKLEAGALTAWAAQTPARLPVLFIAADGAEALRSARRSLRHYGRQSYVVLGGGKAPQRGIWPVASSPLMKPMTK
- a CDS encoding type I secretion system permease/ATPase, which gives rise to MVSKTPLQAAYGRFRAIIFTTFLFSFCINMLLFASPIYMLQIYDRVLGSRNETTLLMISIIILFLLIIYGLLEFIRSRMLVRAGQQFDDVLSESLFSRAVKLRLSNPKAGAEFILADGDKIREFLTGTGILAFFDAPWTPVFIAVCFIFHPWLGYLALGGALVIFALAIVNEFATRNPLKEANTASQSANQFAGAVLQNAEVIRSMGMEKALGDRWRDRHGAVLGAQADASDKAGAILTFQKFFRMTIQSAILGLGGYLAIKQEISPGIMIAASIMMGRALQPVEQGVQQWKTFVAARQAHARLKGLFDTVPGDEQRTELPDPKGVINAENLSSVLPGTRTAFLKNLNFQINPGETIAVIGPSGSGKSSLIRHLVGVWPAAVGTVRIDGADIAHWNADQLGQHLGYLPQEVRLFAGTIAENISRFTGGESEEVVKAAQLAGVHDMILRLPDGYETQVGDNGQQLSGGQRQRVGLARAMFGMPRIMILDEPNSNLDSDGENALLEAIKAMKEQKITVVLVTHKTNLLAICDRVLVMREGQMQAFTTPQELFKPAAAGNAPAPQPASVPATVPVGQVKVPAQKPA
- a CDS encoding ChaN family lipoprotein; protein product: MVRLKKPMKRANKAMFLAAVAGFGLMALMGLVDNPGARADAEPQTTGTALESELCRDVGRWIDPETQNRLTNRDVLAGAARSQVLLLGETHTSKEDHLWQLQTLAGLYALTPELVIGFEAFPRSVQPVLDDWSAGKLSEDDFLRQTKWAEVWAYDADLYMPLFDFARQNRIPMIALNVDRGLISRVGRNGWDAVPEDAREGITTPAAALPAYSESLASVYLAATAHRRDASKDVQTVEDVLETDGFQNFVDAQLTWDRAMAEALAQSAEANPDAVVVGIAGRGHVERGFGIPHQLEDLGISAVTSLVTVDRERACAGLEPDVADAVFLVEDRGKNAPVPNRPRLGVAIQPGPDGGLLLSEVVTGSIAEAADLTAGDIVLSAAGAELTTPSDLVEIIQRQAPGTWLPLDVDRNGERLTLIAKFPSDRDSVQ